The nucleotide sequence GGAAACATGATTTAAGATGATTAGGTAAGTAATTGTAACTCATAGCAAGCACACCTAGACATATATCTGGTTCATCAGCAACAACTATACTTACACTTTTGGCAACATCTCCCCAACTTTCTGGTGTTCTAGCAATTTTATAGAGATGTCCTGCAACCACTAGAAGAGCTAAAGGTAGTCCTTGGCATTTTTGTGCTACTTGCTTCCCAATATCCTCTAATTCAGGAGGACAAACCTGTTTTATTCCAAACACTTTGTCATGAAGTAAATTCCAACTTTCATCTACATTCAATAGGCTTATCTCATGAGGAGGGCTGTCAGGGTCAGCATGCATGGCCACATCATTGAGCctactagtcaaaataattcgacTCCCATTATTATCGTCTGGAAAAGTTCTTGTCATAAGATCCCAGACGTCACTACTCCAAAGATCATCCATTACAGCAAGATACCTCCGacccttcaactttttgtatatCATATCCATCAATTGATCATCATCAATCTCTTCTTTCACGCCATTTGAAGTACAAGAAAGAACACCTAACAACAAATCCCTAATTCGGTATTCTTGAGGTACTGTCACCCAAACATGGATGTCAAAACGATGCCTGATTTCAGGATCATCATATGCCTTTTTAGCTGGAGTCGTCTttccaacccccccccccccattcccAAATTTTCTTATGCTATACGATTAGACGAGGTCCCTATTAATCTTCTCTTGATGCTCATGAGGTCATCTTTAAGACCCACGACAATATTTTCTGGATTCAGTTTTGCTACATCTAGATGAATGACTAGGCAAGAAATTACACGTTTGCGGATCCTCATTTGTAGGTTCACCATAGCCTTGAACTTCATTTGTACCAAAACTACTTCCCATCACATTCCTCTTCACAGCATCAATCTTTTCTGCAAGTGGAGAAAATGTTTCGTGTAATGCCTTATTTTCCGTTGTTTCGTTAAGGACTTTATATTTACCAAACCTACAACTCATCACCTCCCTCTTTAGAGCATCAACCTTTTGCACAAGTGTCCTCAAGAAAGTGTTGGATAATGCCTCTCTTTCATTAATTTCATATATCTTTAGTTCTATGACATCTTCTGCTTCATTCACTGCATTTCTGATCTCTCTCTCCAACTCTTCAAACTTTTCACAATGTTGTCTTCTCTTGCTAGTGTCTTCAAGAAAGTTTTGGAAATACTCAAGACTATCAAGGAGAGACTCAACCATTCTTCTTGTTTCAGCACTAATCCAATG is from Nicotiana tabacum cultivar K326 chromosome 18, ASM71507v2, whole genome shotgun sequence and encodes:
- the LOC107765522 gene encoding putative late blight resistance protein homolog R1B-23 isoform X1 — encoded protein: MDMIYKKLKGRRYLAVMDDLWSSDVWDLMTRTFPDDNNGSRIILTSRLNDVAMHADPDSPPHEISLLNVDESWNLLHDKVFGIKQVCPPELEDIGKQVAQKCQGLPLALLVVAGHLYKIARTPESWGDVAKSVSIVVADEPDICLGVLAMSYNYLPNHLKSCFLYIGVFPEDSEVEVERMINLWVSEGFLLEERHKSIEEMGRECLEDLLSRNLLMVRKRRWNNEVRTCGVHDLIRDLILREAGKEKFLQVTRNHEATNPSAQKLRVRRYSFHSSIYQATCWESSSIDLTRTLHFFQQQQQRPSIIP
- the LOC107765522 gene encoding putative late blight resistance protein homolog R1A-3 isoform X2 gives rise to the protein MDMIYKKLKGRRYLAVMDDLWSSDVWDLMTRTFPDDNNGSRIILTSRLNDVAMHADPDSPPHEISLLNVDESWNLLHDKVFGIKQVCPPELEDIGKQVAQKCQGLPLALLVVAGHLYKIARTPESWGDVAKSESFQKIVRLRLRE